Genomic window (Setaria italica strain Yugu1 unplaced genomic scaffold, Setaria_italica_v2.0 scaffold_11, whole genome shotgun sequence):
TGGAGACCAACCGAAGCTAGAAGGATCAATGCATTTGGGGCGTCCATGCTGGCCACCATTTCGCGGATCCTGCTCATATTTGTGCACCAAGAGTACGCATGTCAACAAACAAAACCATACGATTTTGCCATTGAAATTAGCAACTAGCAAATAAACAAGCAACAAAAGCTACCTGCTTGTTACCAGAACGACGACCCCATGTGAGTCTCAAGTTGTTACCTCCCAGCTGACTCCCATTTAGCATTCTCATGGCCTCCTCTGCTGATGCCCTACAAGACATACAACTCACAAGTCAATCGTCCTGCAAACAACATTTGAGGGGACTATGCTGGCCAACTAAAAACATGCATTACACACCCAAAATTTACAATCTTGCAATCACAAATCTACAGTTGCAGTTTGTATACAAAACACATGTGACAAATTTTATGAGATAACCTAGTAGGTCCCTTCCAAGGCAGAACCTACGCACAAGTTTAGTCCTCATATAACTTGAAATCATGATGAGGAATTTGATCAGCTAGCTGGCAGGCCCACCATCTACAATATAAAATCACGATGAGTCGATGGCAAAAAGAATTACCTGTTTGAGTATGTGACAAAGCCGCATGCCTTGCCCGGTAGTACTCTGACATTAACAAGCTCTCCGTATGGACTAAAGGCCCGCAGTAGATCATCATCTGTGATGCTTTGATCAAGGGACCCAACAAACAGCTGcaagcaacaaatgcatcctTAGGCTAAATGTTCTTACAAATCACTCCTTTGAAAAGAAAAGGCATGAACTCACTCTTGAATTGTTTGGATCGTGATAAGAATCAGTTCCTTGTGTGCTGTGGTCAAAATCTGCATATCAGAAGAAATGTGATTAAATAGTGCTATGGACACTGCTACTAGAAATTGTACAGGATAACATAATAGTTACTAGCTAATATGAATCCCCCCCACACACGTATTTGAGATAACCCACCACTAGCCAAGGACAATGCACTGCATGTTCGGGGCATTCTGATCCATCGATATTTCATTATTCACACACCACTAGGCAAGTAAACATGGGGACTAGAACAACGCCATACAACACTACAAAATGTCTACCAAACATAATAGCTATTTGACATCTGTATGTACAGTATATGCAACAAATATAGCACTAAGATCATTAACAAATGAATTGAGAAAGACCAGCAGACAAACCTTTCTGCAGATAAACAAATCACTGTAGGTGAAATATTTTACATGTATAGCTGAAGCATATGATGCGACTTGAAATACATCAAAGATGCATCACTGTGACAATCCAGAATATATAAATTAAGAACAAGAGTATCAACTTGACAGGTGATGGAAAATAACTTCAACTAATGCGGAGCTAAAAGAGATAGAAAAGACCTATTGGGATAGATAGCATGCCAGACTACTCCTTGAATGGGCAAGCTAAGTAGAGTGAACTAGCTCCACTTGCATCTAAGCAATGCTGAGAATCCTGACTGCAGTACTTACTAGGGGCAAAAAGGGCCACAAGCTACAATATGACAGCAGGAAGAATTTATTCATGCAGGAGGGAAGCTACTGAGAGGGATAACATAAGCAGTAATGCATGCTTGAAACACTGCAACTTGAGGAGACAAAGGAGACTAAAAACCAAAGGTAGTCAGAAATTAAAGTGTGGATTAGTTAGCCGGTGTGTGTACGTACATTTCTTGTTGGGAGCAGGCCCAATTCGCATAGGCCTGGTAGAACAGTATGCCCCATTCATTTCTGTCATTGCTTGTACGTGCTCATTGGCATCTCCAAAGCGAACAAAGCCATAGCCTTTTGAGCGGCCAGTAAGCTTGTCAAAGATAACTTTTGCACTCTTGACCGATGGATATCGACTCTTGAACAGATGGTGTAGCATGTATTCAGTAACATCATAGGCCAAGTCCCCAACAAATATGACATgctcagaagcagcagcagtgtCATTAGTGTGCCCATCCTGCTGCGTGGCCCAGTCGAGCTTGGAATCTTGATCAGGAAGTTTGTTAGGAGCATATGACTGAGCGGCCCAGTTGAGGTTGAAATCTTGATCAGCGTTAGGCATCTTCTGACCATTGTAGCTCTTGAGAATGCGAGTGGCAGTAGCATGGTCGTTAAATCTGAGAAAGCCAAAACCCTCCGACTGGCCAGTATGCTTGCTCCGCTTTACGACAAGGGAAAGGAGCTGCATGTTTGTCGGGAAACAAAGATATGAGCAATGAGGGGACAGGAAGAAACCGATATTCAACGACACGATAATGAAATAGGTGTATGCAGTCCTCACTGGGGcaaatgcaaatatgcaatcaACGGTACTAGCAACGTATAAATACTATAGATGAGAGTCATGTTATGGTATGCCAGtaataaaagtgaaaagtggGATAGATGTTAATATGTAGTACCATTTGGTCAAGCACAGTAGAGATTAGAGAGTAGTGCTCACTATTATATAGATATATGGGGGAAGTTTGATGATGGCCGAGTCACATGGTTGGCACAAAACTAGCCATCAGGCAAGCGATGACAGCGTACTAATAAAAAAGTCAATACGCAGTGGCCTAGAAGCAGTAGGTTAGGTAGTGGATTGGGCGGGCAGTCCTCCCCAACCCCAATGGGAGGCGAATCGAATGGATAACGATAGATTGAATGGAGGCAGGCGAAGAAGGCGGGCATGGACCTCGGGCGAGTAGGTGAAGCAGGCGTAGAGGTAGTCCTCGTTCATCCAGTGCAGGAGGCCGCCGATCCAGAGCGAGCGCGCCCCCTCGTCTTGTCCTGCTCCTGCCCTTGCAActgcgccgccgtcctcctttgcgggcgcgggcgggggcTGGGTTGTGCCGTGGTAGTGGTAGGGCGGCGCATCGGCCCAGCTGAGCGGGTGCGGCGACACCATGGCCGCGGTGTTGGTGGGGGTGGCACGAGGCGAGCGCGGAGGCAGGGAGGGAGAAACCCTAgccaatcaatcaatcaatgatgagctccgccgccgccgccgacgccgacgccgcgggaGAGAGGAAAgcgaaaaaggaaaaaaaagaaagggggaGGGAGGCAGCACGGGCCGCAGCAAACGGTCCAGGTCCCCACCTCCGGCCCACGGGCCAGGCGCCTTCAAATTCTCCCACGGATTTCTTCGTCCGTCTCCTTTTTcttaggctttttctttttctttttgctcgcAAGTTACTGCCTCCAGTCAGCAAgcaagttgttttttttttgtcttggtCTGAAACGTCGAATTTTCTTAACCGGAGGTTGTAGCAGTATAAAAATTGATTAAGAACAGCAAAAATGCCATTTTTCTCTTGAACGAGTTTTTGTCAAAGCAAAAATGCTCCCGTTTTTCCCTGTGTATATAGTCGTCGCCTCGGCCTTGGGCCTTGGGCCTTGGCGGCGTGGCGTTCACACGCACTCCCACGCCACCCGATCGCGATTCGCGACAACGTGTTGGGCCCACCACCGCCTCGGTCCCACTGATCAGTGACCGATCTCCCCGATCAGTTACTACCACGCCGCGTATTTATggtgcgtttggttttgggaccatgcgggttgggttggagccaacccagTTTTCTGGGTTGGAGTGAACCCagttcttgtttggttgcagggatgggttggacccagttttttgtttgattatAGGATAAAGTGGGTTGGAGTGGTTCCAtctcttgtttggttggaggatgAGGGTTTGACAATGAATAAGCTCACCTTCTTGGTGAGATTACCCTAGCTGCCATAATTCATCAACAATATAGACATCAACCTGCTACTGCTCACATTCTAGCACTGTATATTCTCTTGTGAAAAATTGCCGTTAATATTAAAACATGGTACtgcttaatttaaaaataatataatatcaGGGGCTTCTTAACAGGATTTGATGCTCATTTGCTTTCTGCTTATAAACACATAGGATATAAATCATctaaaaagaagaaagatattccaaatgatggatgaaaataaCAACATATACCAAGTTCAAGCCTTACATACATACACCAAAAGTTCATCAATCTTGAGCAACGTCAATGGCCAGTTCAAGCCTTACATATACCAAGTTCAAGGCAATACAATATCAGCCATCAAGTTGAAGCTTACATAATATAAATTCAGAGCTTAGACACTAATTCATGATCAAGTTTTAACAAAAGAAACATcctactcattgaaatcactcTTTTACATTCCAGGGAACTTCTCAGCGATGAACATTGTGACCCAATTTAACTTGTGCTCGAATGGCAAGTTATAGAAAGCTTTGCCAATGTGAGGATTGCTCACCAAATGAGCATAGTAGAAAGATATGTGTGCTGACGTCAGGGGGCCGCCCGCCACGGACGGCAGCCGACGGCGCCGGTcacgggccgccgcccgccacggacGGCAGCGGACGGCGCCGGTCAGGGCCGGCGTCGGTCAGGGGGCGGCGTCGGTCAGGGGGCCGCCCGCCACGGACGGCAGCCGACGGCGCCGGTcacgggccgccgcccgccacggacggcagcggacggcgccggtcaggggccgccggccaccacggaGGACAGGGGACCGGCGTCGGCCCGTGACCGCTCCGCTCCGTGCCCGCTAAGGACGCCAGGGGAGCGGCGCCGGAAGGGgacggaggcgcggcggcggaaggggtcggaggcgcggcggcggaaggggacggaggcgcggcggcggaaggggtcgggggcgcggcggcggaaggggtcGGGGGCGGATCTgaggggcggcggagcggatgaGTCCCCGGCGGTGGATCTCAGGGACGGTGGCGGTTGAGGACgtcagggcgcggcggcggacgtcACGGGCGCGGCGGACGTCACGGCCGGAGGTGGATCTGAAGGGCGGCGACGGTcaggggcggcggagggctgGGCATCCCGATtttcaggggcggcggcggcgagttcaAGGGAGAAGGTGAGGGGAAGAGCGGGCGGTGGATGGGGCTGGCGCGGCGTCTGCtacgggcggcggcgaaggtgggtgaggcggcggatgggggcgccggcggaggaggtcaGGGCGGCGGGGTTGGAGCCGGGCGGTGCTCTGGCGTTGGGCTCGGGGGTGAGAGGAGGTGCGGTGAGAGGAGACGCGTGAGAAGATCTGGGTCGAAATGATCCGTTGGTTTTGGAGGAATCCCTTGGACCCGGATCtaatgggaatattcccatGTGGGTTCGACCCAACCCAGTTCTCTTTTGAACCAAACGTGGGACGAAGGAGGTCCGACCCGTTCCGACCCGTTCcgacccagtaaccaaacacacggtTACTccgcccgccggatccggcaGCTAACTGACCCGTGGGGGCGCCTGGTCCCACTTGGCAGCGAGGCTTGTCCTGTACAGGGTGGCAAGGGTCGGGATTGAATGAAGGGCGTTAATGTGCCTAATAAATGGGGCGTCATCAATTCTCAGCACCCCTATCCGTCCCGTGCTACGCCCACCTGCAGGCATGTACCTCCAGGAtacccttttcttctttctacTACCAACAACTTATCAAGCTACTCACGCATCAACTATGTCAAAAATAAATTACTACCTGGTATTGGTATTCCTTCCATAGTAATAATACTCTAAATATAATGATTTCAAATTATTTATGCATTAATAACTTCATGGTTATTTGAATATCAAGTTGTACTCTCAGGCCTCAACACCACACTATAAGGTAGCTCCCATCTAACCAATCTAACCATACAAACTAATGCCACTAATTGATTGCCCATATACTTTCACACACGTTGAGCTAATGGTACTCAATTTGTTTAGTGTAGCTGTGAAGGCATGTTGTTTTGTTGCCCACATGATAAGAAACAATATGATGTTTATATTCTTTAAAACTTGTAGCTATAGTTTATCTTATTATGCTTTTATATTCTTTAAAAATTGGTTAAGAGCAAGACATATACGAACTAAACAACCGTGAGTAAAAAATGTTATGACGTTCAATTCAAGGGATTCATGTAAACAGATGTTCACTTATCCCTAGTAGCATTTGGAGTTTTTTTAAGCTAAACTTTGACTTTTAACATTTAAGGCGAAACAAATGGATGGGATGGGCTCTGGGTGACGGGAGGATCTCCGTGTGTACCTAATGATTTTCATATGCTTCCCTTCCAAAGCGAGCTGCCTACTTTCTCCACTTCCTAACTCCGCGAGCTCGCGCTGACAGCGGCGCCGCCCCCCTTcccttctcctccgcctccgcccatccgccgccgccgcccgctgctgcCGCGGTACCCTATGGCCCCGGCCGGGCGGCTCCTCGCGGTAGCCGCCCTCTCTGTCCTCTGTGAGTACCTCCTCCTCATCTGCCTCAGCTTCTGATTCCTCCCCTCCCTGCTCCTATTTCATCCCCAATGTTTAAGCTGCTCACTACGGCGGGGCCATGGATTCTTGCTTCCTTCCGGTTCCCGGATGCTCGTCCATTCCCTGTGCTGCTTCTTCGGATTTTGATCCATCAGCAGGGAGGCTGCTAGCTACGGCTGTCGCCTGAATTTTCCTGCCACTGCCTGGCCTGGGAGAATCAAATAATTTTAATTCTCCTTGTCGGGAACAAAGGCCACTGATCTGTGCTCTTCCCTTTACAATGTGCAGGTTTGCAGGGTCTATTGCGCGATTCAGGCACTGCATTTGCTCAGAGCCACCTGCCGCTTCACCGGATCGTTCACGCAGGCGAAAATGACGGCGGCCTCATGCCGGAGCTCCCGCCCAGCGGCCTCATGCCCATGCCCGAGCTCTCCCCCAGCGGCTCACCGAAGCCATTTGTTCCCTTCCTGGCTCCTGCTCCGCTCGCGCCCTTCTTTAACAACAGCACGCCCAAGCTCTCAGGTTTCTACACTCTCTGTCACTAGTCAGTCTACTTTACTCCTTTCTTTTCGAGCTTGCTGCTTGGTTGGGGCAGCTCCAAAGTTTTGACAACTCAACAAGTTGCAGCTGTAGTTTGCCTTGCCAACTGATGAACTGAAGGTGCCTGCCAATTCCTCAATGCAGGGAAATGCACATTGAACTTTACCGCTGTCGATAAGCTGATGACCACCACAGCTGTCGACTGCTTCACCTCGTTTGCTCCTTTCTTGGCCAATGTCATTTGCTGCCCCCAGCTTCAGGCAACACTGACCATCCTCATAGGGCAGTCTAGCAAGCAGACAGGGTCTCTCGCATTGGATCCCACCGTCGCCAACTACTGCCTGTCGGATGTCCAGGAGCTGCTGCTGAGCCAAGGTGCCAGCGATAACCTCCACAGCCTTTGCTCGGTTCACCTCTCGAATGTCACCGAGGGATCATGTCCTGTCAGCACTGTGGATGCATTTGAGAGTGTCATTGACTCGTCCAAGCTCCTTGAGGCCTGTCGAAAGATCGACCCTGTTAACGAATGCTGCAGTCAGACATGTCAGAGTGCTATAAACGAGGCTGCCCAGAAAATCTCGTCCAAGGATGGAGGTTTGACGAGCTACACTGGG
Coding sequences:
- the LOC101758947 gene encoding polyadenylate-binding protein RBP45, which gives rise to MVSPHPLSWADAPPYHYHGTTQPPPAPAKEDGGAVARAGAGQDEGARSLWIGGLLHWMNEDYLYACFTYSPELLSLVVKRSKHTGQSEGFGFLRFNDHATATRILKSYNGQKMPNADQDFNLNWAAQSYAPNKLPDQDSKLDWATQQDGHTNDTAAASEHVIFVGDLAYDVTEYMLHHLFKSRYPSVKSAKVIFDKLTGRSKGYGFVRFGDANEHVQAMTEMNGAYCSTRPMRIGPAPNKKYFDHSTQGTDSYHDPNNSRLFVGSLDQSITDDDLLRAFSPYGELVNVRVLPGKACGFVTYSNRASAEEAMRMLNGSQLGGNNLRLTWGRRSGNKQDPRNGGQHGRPKCIDPSSFGWSPQDPYAYAQTGHPGYGYYRHQLPTVQ
- the LOC101759347 gene encoding uncharacterized GPI-anchored protein At1g61900 yields the protein MAPAGRLLAVAALSVLCLQGLLRDSGTAFAQSHLPLHRIVHAGENDGGLMPELPPSGLMPMPELSPSGSPKPFVPFLAPAPLAPFFNNSTPKLSGKCTLNFTAVDKLMTTTAVDCFTSFAPFLANVICCPQLQATLTILIGQSSKQTGSLALDPTVANYCLSDVQELLLSQGASDNLHSLCSVHLSNVTEGSCPVSTVDAFESVIDSSKLLEACRKIDPVNECCSQTCQSAINEAAQKISSKDGGLTSYTGSLKIDSCRNVVLRWLSSRLDPPSAKQMLRQISNCNVNGVCPLSFPDTSKVAKECGGIIKNGTTCCKAMLSYVAHLQKQSFITNLQALNCASFLGAKLQKMNVSTNVYSSCQITLKDFSLQVGSQESGCLLPSMPSDASFDRISGISFTCDLNDNIAAPWPSSMQAPSSSCNKSVNIPERPAATSAQNGVNHKNLKLSLLVSLVSLVLVLVVQV